One window from the genome of Choloepus didactylus isolate mChoDid1 chromosome 2, mChoDid1.pri, whole genome shotgun sequence encodes:
- the LOC119514846 gene encoding basic proline-rich protein-like: MPRPGTRGALPAAGLRPARPPRRLLAAPPGRPGPARGPGAPPPAPARVPAAAPRPAPAHPPPAAGAAARGEQAGGPRSPVGPPPARPCVRPPRLPRPAPPPPPPPPPPRAARSRGAGLRRTGDRGGGAAQARAGVTSSGGALAHRLGPSPGARAHSPARLSARASRRRAGGGARPAPRPAPPLLGSHRDAATSPCPGSRSCGASRGVLHPMGAQSPEAPGAPGRPAGPDGKPRMLCVPAGVGVLGPSRPHASSEFARPLPGPTAAARAACVSASGRPLEVPGRGQRPQSSNR, translated from the exons ATGCCGCGGCCCGGGACGCGGGGCGCGCTCCCCGCCGCCGGCCTGCGCCCCGCCCGGCCGCCGCGCCGCCTCCTCGCGGCCCCGCCCGGCCGCCCAGGCCCGGCCCGCGGCCCCGGCGCGCCGCCCCCGGCTCCCGCTCGGGTCCCGGCTGCTGCCCCGCGGCCCGCGCCCGCCCATCCGCCCCCGGCCGCCGGGGCCGCGGCGCGAGGGGAGCAGGCGGGAGGGCCGCGCTCGCCCGTCGGGCCGCCCCCCGCGCGTCCGTGCGTCCGGCCGCCGCGCCTGCCCCgccccgcgccgccgccgccgccgccgccgccgccccctcGGGCCGCGCGCA GTCGCGGGGCGGGGCTGCGACGCACGGGCGACCGCGGGGGCGGGGCTGCGCAGGCGCGGGCGGGCGTGACGTCATCGGGCGGGGCGCTGGCGCACCGGCTCGGCCCCTCCCCCGGGGCGCGCGCGCACTCACCGGCCCGACTCTCGGCGCGGGCCTCGCGGAGACGAGCAGGTGGAGGGGCTCGGCCAgccccgcgccccgccccgcccctcctgGGGAGCCACCGCGATGCCGCGACTTCGCCCTGCCCGGGGTCTCGGTCCTGCGGCGCCTCCCGAGGAGTCCTACACCCCATGGGCGCGCAGAGCCCGGAAGCGCCCGGGGCACCGGGGCGGCCTGCGGGGCCCGACGGGAAGCCCAGGATGCTCTGCGTCCCGGCTGGGGTCGGGGTCCTTGGCCCCTCCCGCCCCCACGCCAGCTCCGAGTTCGCGCGTCCTCTGCCGGGTCCCACGGCGGCTGCGAGGGCTGCCTGTGTGAGCGCGTCAGGGCGGCCGCTCGAGGTGCCAGGCAGGGGTCAGCGTCCGCAG TCCTCCAACAGGTGA
- the MXRA8 gene encoding matrix remodeling-associated protein 8: MELRSRVLLWKLVLLQGSAVLLTSGATGPATADSSVVSESAVHWAAGAQAVLRCQSPRMVWTQDRLHDRQRVVHWDLSGGPGPARRLVDMYSAGEQRVYEPRDRGRLLLPPSAFHDGNFSLLIRAAEETDEGLYTCNLHHHYCHLYESLAVRLEVTDDPRAAGAHWDGEKEVLAVLRGAPALLTCVNRAHVWTDRHLEEAQQVVHWDRQPPGVPHDRADRLLDLYASGERRAYGPPFLRERVAVGADAFARGDFSLRIDPLEPADEGTYSCHLHHHYCGLHERRVFHLSVTEPAADPPPRDRPGNGSGHGGASGPDPTLARGRSVINVIVPEGRAHFFQQLGYVLATLLLFILLLITVVLAARARRRGGYEYSEKKSGKSKGKAVNLAEFAVATGDQAFYRSEEIPLDYKNNILKERAELAHGPLPAKNIDLDKEFRKEYCK; the protein is encoded by the exons ATGGAGCTGCGCTCCCGTGTCCTACTCTGGAAACTTGTGCTTCTGCAGG GCTCCGCCGTCCTTCTGACCTCAG gggctACGGGGCCGGCGACCGCCGACAGCTCTGTGGTGTCCGAGTCGGCCGTGCACTGGGCAGCTGGCGCCCAGGCTGTGCTGCGCTGCCAGAGCCCGCGCATGGTGTGGACCCAGGACCGGCTGCACGACCGCCAGCGCGTGGTCCACTGGGACCTCAGCGGCGGCCCGGGCCCCGCGCGCCGGCTGGTGGACATGTACTCGGCGGGCGAGCAGCGCGTGTACGAGCCGCGCGACCGCGGCCGCCTCCTCCTGCCGCCCTCCGCCTTCCACGACGGCAACTTCTCGCTTCTCATCCGCG CGGCGGAGGAGACGGACGAGGGGCTGTACACGTGCAACCTGCACCACCATTACTGCCACTTGTACGAGAGCCTGGCCGTCCGCCTCGAGGTCACCGACGACC cCCGGGCCGCCGGCGCGCACTGGGACGGCGAGAAGGAGGTGCTGGCCGTGCTGCGCGGCGCTCCGGCGCTTCTGACGTGCGTGAACCGCGCGCACGTGTGGACCGACCGGCACCTGGAGGAGGCGCAGCAGGTGGTGCACTGGGACCGGCAGCCGCCAGGGGTGCCGCACGACCGCGCCGACCGCCTGCTCGACCTGTACGCGTCCGGCGAGCGCCGCGCCTACGGGCCGCCCTTCCTGCGCGAGCGCGTGGCCGTGGGGGCGGACGCCTTCGCGCGCGGCGACTTCTCGCTGCGCATCGACCCGCTGGAGCCGGCCGACGAGGGCACCTACTCCTGCCACCTGCACCACCACTACTGCGGCCTGCACGAGCGCCGCGTCTTCCACCTGAGCGTCACCGAGCCCGCCGCCGATCCGCCCCCGCGGGACCGGCCGGGCAACGGCTCCGGCCACGGCGGCGCCTCGGGCCCAG ACCCCACCTTGGCGCGCGGCCGCAGCGTCATCAACGTCATCGTGCCCGAGGGCCGGGCCCACTTCTTCCAGCAGCTGGGCTACGTGCTGGCCACGCTGCTGCTCTTCATCCTGCTTCTCATCACTGTCGTCCTGGCCGCCCGCGCGCGGCGCCGCGGAG GCTATGAATACTCGGAGAAGAAGTCGGGGAAGTCCAAGGG gaaggctgTGAACCTGGCCGAGTTTGCTGTGGCCACAGGCGACCAGGCCTTTTACAGGAGTGAGGAGATCCCACTAG ATTACAAAAACAACATTCTGAAGGAGAGAGCTGAGCTGGCCCACGGCCCCCTGCCTGCCAAGAATATTGATTTGGACAAAG AGTTCAGGAAGGAATACTGCAAATAA
- the SCNN1D gene encoding amiloride-sensitive sodium channel subunit delta, translating to MAARGAGPAALPLPARGALAAALGGAGGPAAVSLPGAREAREGGRGERVRAGCPRGGGRCSSRLSRPARRMNRALCTGGRGPGPCVPLPRSPPWPRGGTALRPRSRGGGRGGTRGAGRWPPSPADQTALVVEAWRPGRPRAPRGRPRPGLSSLASGPRAGPGAASSRRVSPWESGSASALPALGKPGVRRAPGPSAPASSRALSVRPRAELLVAGGGHVRGMGRPRVFLAPARHRLLAQGHRLTRPELCRRPRASPDAEPPPQPAAVKHRDRCGRREPPRPHCCPHRSPTAASLWPALGIQPVASRQGWAGAAGLAVSSQLGTCLDPDAEAPRERGRPGEPLGRHKEPQVDPRDGHGQAAVVHSSTSRQGPGPRPRHRAGHPGKAPASLPPEAPALPGWYKWEAARPAQGHSLFVIAGAAATAATPDRQMEAPARGGPSLEAGPGAQAAGAGLGTQQPPASRPPPQEGLVELPSSFSELLAFFCSNATIHGAIRLVCSSRNRLKTAVWGLLFLGALGALYCQFALLFADYWHRPVLMTVAVRSERKLFPAVTLCDLNPLRPGPLRRQLEALDEFAQENLRSLHRLDLGQRRQPRAAAPPLDEETLPTPFPHGNSTLGPPGKLQPVDPWPAPRSTRDVGVPGGAPRLWAPQANSGEEKLVLSALHSKSGE from the exons ATGGCCgcgcgcggggcggggccggcAGCACTTCCGCTTCCGGCGCGCGGGGCGCTGGCAGCCGCTCTAGGCGGCGCGGGAGGACCTGCGGCCGTCTCGCTGCCCGGCGCCCGGGAGGCGCGCGAGGGCGGGCGGGGTGAGCGCGTCCGGGCAGGCTGTCCCCGCGGAGGCGGCCGCTGTTCCTCCCGGCTTTCCCGCCCGGCCCGGCGCATGAATCGGGCATTATGCACCGGTGGCCGCGGCCCTGGGCCTTGTGTTCCGCTCCCACGCTCCCCTCCCTGGCCCCGGGGCGGCACGGCACTGAGGCCCCGCAGTCGAGGAGGCGGACGCGGGGGCACCCGAGGGGCTGGGCGCTGGCCTCCTTCGCCGGCCGACCAGACCGCACTGGTGGTCGAGGCCTGGCGGCCAGGGCGGCCCCGCGCCCCCCGAGGGCGCCCCAGGCCCGGTCTGAGCTCACTGGCCTCGGGCCCTCGGGCGGGGCCTGGCGCAGCGTCATCCAGGCGAGTCAGCCCGTGGGAATCCGGCTCCGCTTCCGCCCTCCCGGCCCTGGGGAAACCCGGGGTGCGCCGGGCCCCAGGCCCGTCGGCTCCAGCCTCCTCCCGAGCGCTGTCAGTGCGCCCGCGGGCCGAGCTGCTTGTAGCGGGGGGAGGACATGTAAGGGGCATGGGGCGGCCACGGGTGTTCCTTGCACCGGCCAGACACCGTCTTCTGGCTCAGGGGCACCGACTTACCAGGCCAGAGCTTTGCAGGCGTCCCAGGGCGTCACCCGACGCTGAGCCCCCGCCCCAGCCTGCTGCCGTCAAGCACCGAGACAGGTGTGGCCGCCGGGAACCACCAAGACCTCATTGCTGTCCCCACCGCAGTCCCACAGCTGCTTCCCTCTGGCCAGCCCTCGGCATCCAGCCGGTGGCCTCGAGGCAGGGCTGGGCGGGGGCAGCTGGGCTGGCAGTGTCCTCCCAGCTGGGGACCTGTTTGGACCCCGATGCTGAGGCCCCTCGGGAGCGGGGGAGGCCAGGGGAGCCCCTGGGCAGACACAAGGAGCCACAGGTAGATCCCCGTGATGGGCACGGCCAAGCAGCAG TTGTTCATTCCTCCACCTCCAGGCAGGGTCCGGGGCCCAGACCTCGCCACAGGGCAGGCCACCCTGGGAAGGCACCGGCATCCCTGCCCCCGGAGGCCCCCGCCCTGCCTGGCTGGTATAAATGGGAGGCTGCCCGGCCGGCCCAGGGCCACAGCCTGTTTGTCATCGCTGGAGCTGCAGCCACAGCCGCCACCCCTGACAGGCAAATGGAGGCACCAGCCCGCGGAGGCCCCAGCCTTGAG GCTGGACCCGGGGCCCAAGCGGCCGGTGCAGGACTGGGAACCCAGCAGCCCCCCGCGTCCCGGCCACCGCCCCAGGAGGGGCTGGTGGAGCTGCCCAGCTCCTTCTCCGAGCTGCTTGCCTTCTTCTGCTCCAACGCCACCATCCACGGTGCCATCCGCCTCGTCTGCTCCAGCCGCAACCGCCTCAAGACGGCAGTATGGGGGCTGCTGTTCCTGGGGGCGCTGGGGGCCCTCTACTGCCAGTTCGCGCTGCTCTTTGCCGACTACTGGCACCGCCCAGTGCTCATGACCGTGGCCGTGCGCTCTGAGCGCAAGCTCTTCCCGGCTGTCACACTGTGCGACCTGAACCCGCTGCG GCCGGGACCCCTCCGCCGCCAGCTGGAGGCGCTCGACGAGTTCGCCCAGGAGAACCTGCGCTCCCTGCACCGGCTGGACCTCGGCCAGCGCCGGCAGCCCCGCGCGGCCGCCCCCCCTCTG GACGAGGAGACCCTGCCGACCCCCTTCCCACACGGAAACAGCACGCTTGGGCCTCCCGGGAAGCTGCAGCCTGTGGACCCCTGGCCTGCACCCCGATCCACCAGGGATGTGGGGGTGCCCGGAGGGGCCCCACGGCTGTGGGCACCACAGGCAAATTCTGGTGAGGAGAAGCTGGTGCTCTCAGCTCTTCACTCCAAAAGTGGTGAATGA